One Vanessa cardui chromosome 23, ilVanCard2.1, whole genome shotgun sequence DNA segment encodes these proteins:
- the LOC124539792 gene encoding uncharacterized protein LOC124539792: MESGVITGIADSFCLTCHTYLKLKDVQKHITDSAHQKTFASTSYVEKYQEDRIRKVKMGYFCEICNLILKTQSKTTIHINEVAHVNNKNIQQLKDTEQGVVAFDDLLIEQSAWQGLADGSCLICNEDYSNEEDHRNEPSHIINLIQSKFELSKNKFVYRKVDENTLNCLICNSLITAESKEEHFNESEHKNNYLKCQNVKKHVTGSDCPSHDKNNYETEKSTSNTNLENAIGTEGPMDNSNSQNKIVAYVNDSENSQIADTEDELLTPSEALSRAIEFAKQNKLKYKRNGTYCKLCDIKITSTLKMMKEHVAESTHKEKSAIKTNTNKFTMNKVLTDIFIRDSCTVSGIFHKDFIINDQICISLFSFHLITTNLGQIKCQACKTTVGSNTFDKHRFNFIHLKKIKQIPVIIDFKTEFVREVTPTAYHCGYCNFFEDTLEGLKNHLKSINHRENKAEAQIRLQNYLPKIRADTEKQFLFELLASRFQN; the protein is encoded by the exons ATGGAGTCTGGAGTCATAACGGGGATTGCCGATTCATTTTGTCTAACTTGTCACACATACCTCAAATTAAAGGATGTTCAGAAGCATATCACTGACTCAGCTCATCAAAAGACTTTTGCATCTACCAGCTATGTGGAAAAATATCAAGAAGACCGCATCAGAAAG gtaAAAATGGgatatttttgtgaaatttgCAACCTGATATTAAAAACTCAATCAAAAACTACTATCCATATCAATGAAGTTGCTcatgttaacaataaaaatatccaaCAATTAAAAGACACTGAGCAAGGAGTTGTAGcatttgatgatttattaatCGAGCAGAGTGCCTGGCAGGGCTTAGCTGATGGATCCTGTTTAATATGTAATGAAGATTATTCAAATGAAGAAGACCACAGGAATGAGCCTTCTCACATAATAAATCTTATTCAAAGTAAATTTGAATTGagtaaaaacaaatttgtttatCGCAAg GTTGACGAGAACACATTAAACTGCTTGATTTGCAACTCATTAATAACAGCAGAATCTAAAGAAGAACATTTTAATGAATctgaacacaaaaataattacttgaaatgtcaaaatgttAAAAAGCATGTCACTGGATCTGATTGCCCTAgtcatgataaaaataattatgaaacagAGAAATCTACCAGTAATACTAATTTGGAAAATGCAATTGGTACTGAAGGCCCCATGGACAACTCCAATTCACAGAATAAAATTGTTGCATATGTTAATGATTCAGAAAACTCTCAAATAGCTGATACagaagatgaattattaacaccaTCTGAAGCATTAAGTAGAGCAATAGAATTtgctaaacaaaacaaattgaaatataaacgtAATGGCACATACTGCAAATTGTGTGATATCAAAATTACTTCAACATTGAAAATGATGAaagaacatgtggcagaatcaaCTCATAAAGAAAAGTCtgcaattaaaacaaatacaaataaatttacaatgaatAAAGTACTAACAGATATCTTCATACGTGATTCATGTACAGTGAGTGGGATTTTTCACAaggattttataattaatgatcaAATTTGTATAAGCCTTTTCAGTTTTCATTTGATAACTACAAATTTAGGCCAAATTAAATGTCAGGCATGTAAAACTACAGTTGGTTCTAACACATTTGACAAACACAGGttcaattttatacatttaaaaaaaattaaacaaatacctGTTATTATAGATTTCAAAACGGAATTTGTGCGAGAG GTAACACCAACAGCTTATCATTGTGGATACTGCAATTTCTTTGAAGATACTTTGGAAggattaaaaaatcatttgaaatCAATTAATCACCGAGAAAACAAAGCAGAAGCGCAAATAcgtttacaaaattatttgccCAAAATAAGGGCCGATACGGAAAAACAATTTCTTTTTGAACTACTAGCTTCTAgattccaaaattaa